CTTGTTAGCTAGTGCTAGCTCAGGTTTACAATTTGTCAAATGAGAGTAAAAACACAGCTCATTGTGATGAGAACACAGCAACATATCATCATAGCCTTATGATTTATATCTTTACTCCATTGTctactaaaaatgcaaactTTGACTCTACATTAATACAATAAATTCTACTTTATTAATAACGTAACTTGTCGATATTGGAGGATGAACACTAGTGCTGTTTGATTATGTCTCGTTTACATTTGCTGTATAAAACTGAGTGTAGACTAAGCTGTATCCTCTAAAATGAACATAAAGGTTAAGTGTAAGTGAATACTTTcaacaaaatgatttattataaaGCTAAATGGTTAATCCGTTGATTCCACACATGTAAAGGTTTTGCATCCAGTTAAATATGTCAGGGGTCTTGGTCAGACAGCACTTTGGACCTTGATCGAGGTTTTTCCCTCATTGTTTTATAGAAGAAGACTGACTGTAAATCAATACAATAACACTGAGTGGAAAATCCAAATGAGTTGCAAAGCTAGATAGTTGTAAGACTGTCGTCTTTGAATGCATTTGAATTATTTAGTACGTAATAACCTGGGACTTCGAATCGTGTCATatatggaaaaagaaaaataacatcttTTATTTCACAAATCCTGAAGGCTATTGATTGAGCATATGGTAAGGTTACTTGATAttgatttttaatgaattaaccAATCAAACCCTTGAATATACATAACCCAGTTATATTCATTGCTGTTGTTGAACACTGAGGTATAAAATCAACAGGTTCTAGtagaaatacaattttaaaattaGATATACTACGGGGGACTACTGTGCACCTACTGTGTCCTCTTACCTTGAGCCACTGTGAGCATTATAActgcaaaaacacagaacattAGTGGTCTCATGTTCAGCACGATCCGTCTTCCATGGGCAACACCATGAGCACTGCATATGAGACCGGAAGCAGGGCTGAAATTGGATTAGTCCGGAATACACCTGTTATCTGCCCTGTGCTGACCACAGCTATCACGACAGGCTGCAAACCATCAAACATGTGAATGTCTGCAAATGCAGAGGAGGTGGGAAAGTAGAGTTTGCCAGCCAGGATTTTATGTCATTTGGTTGATGCATATAAATGAAGGTCGTGACTGATCCTTCTGTTAGTGAAACTGCTGAATATCAGATGTGGACAAATGTCATGGAAAGCATTTCTCCATCCGTTTCTCCATCAATCCTTGTTTCTGCTGAAACGGATGAagaagggagaagaagaaaaaacacttccaaactgTCATCTTTAGGCTGCTTGATCTTTAGCCGCTCTCTGCTCATCCAAAAAAATGTCGACCGATGCTCCTTACACTCTTAAGGAACAAAGAAATTGCATGCGCTCTGAGTCAGTGCATGTTTAAGCAGCTTACGGCCTACTGTCCGTCTGCTAAGATATGTAtcactgcatacacacacacacacacagtgaaagagGAGGGATTCAGTTTGGTTATATCCTCAATGCAGCATAAAATGTGTCGCTGAATTATGTAATGCTGCTGCGTGCATGTGAATGCCAGGGTTTTCTTGAATTGACTGTTGCTGCAGTGATGTGTGCAGTACAGGTGTATGAAGATTCTGAAAATCCCCACCGGGCACAGAATTCTTTACATAACATGCAGTGTAATAACAATCATCAGCACAATTatgaatccttttttttttttattatgtgtgGATTTGTTGGTTATTTTTGATTGAGCATCTTCAATTCTTGAACCATTGCTGGGGCAAATAAACTGAAGATTGATATTTTCCCTGTCCTGTTAGGTGTCATGTTGGGAAGCTGCTCACTTTAGACAAAGAGGCtgttgtggtgttgttgttttacttccTCCATTGATATAAATGAGCTGGATAAAATATTCAGAGCAGTTTCTCAGTGTTCACAGAAACTGCAGTCTCCAGGTGTGGATTGTTAATGTTTCAACAGGAACTGGACATAGGATTGAGCTTACGACCATATTTACTTTTAGCTGTCAGGTTTACCTAATACACTGGTGACTGTaggaaaaaaatatgtaaatgttaatgAAAGTAAATGTTATCGTAATTAAAATTCAAAACTGCTGAATTATAATTACCCCCAATAAAATgacaggtccagtgtgtaagaataggtgacacctaatggtgagactgtagagTGCTTCAAAAGGTGGACTCCTCCcctaaagcctgccccacacaaGAGGAcaattggccagattttggtcctGATCTGTTACAGAGTTGGAGCGTTACCCCACAGTAACCAATGAGAGTGAGTTGACCGGGAAACAGATGTTGCATACTTTTCTTTAGAACCATAACTTGTACGAGCCAAGTTGATTCAGCCAAGACTTCATCCACATTTTTTGCCTttcacaacagctattaactgacgacGCCAACAGTCCAcatccatgtctgtttatattctgaagtcacgttaaatcacgcgggtttctgtgagatcccaaatccctgaaataatttgattaaacgccaagtgtgtggtcctgtgttTCGTCtggtctgtgctttctcaggattaaaaaacactgaatatcgGTTACAAagtctgttgtgtctgtggtctcccacgttttttaaaatcaagtcggTTATGAAAATCCTCCCGTGTGGGGCAGACTTTAGTGCTCCCTTTCTCAAGCTCAtaagggaactatggtggccttcacataccagaaaagacataaacactctttcacaattctctccactcttcctctttctgagccgttttcttccttcttcttctttttatgtgGGAGGAGCGGTTTTCATGTGCGTGGTAAGCTACTGCTTCATCTGTTTGGGTTGCCACAGTAACATGGCAGGACAAGATGGCCGCCTCTGCATTGCAAGGACCTTGCCTGAAGTACATATAGAAGACTaattctaaatgtttttttttattttaagtaatgatacacttgtacaaacataattattttttgGCTCCTGATAGAAAGACACAGAAACCATGACATGATGCTGTGACATGataacagctgtcaatcacactggtacACTATAAttctttatcatctatttttcaTAAGGTACAAAATTGACGTCAcattctattgaagaagagctgagaGCATCAACTCAGAAGTAGGCTCAATTTCCCCAACACTTCCACTCAGTTTCTTCTTCAACAattggagtcgccccctggtggctaactgctgcTTTTATCATACAAAACTGGAAGATgacattctttttatttacaatctGTGGTTTTTGCAGAGAAGGCCACACTATTTAACTGTATATATCTATGAAGAACTGTTTATATTACGgtgataattattgtttttcttggcGCATCCTTTCTTTTTAACAAACGTCAACACCATGCGACTCTGAAGACTCATGTTCTCTGTATATAGGTCAGAGTGTGGAGACAGCTGCTTCTCTCAGTGTGAAGGACTCTCATGCAGCTTGTGACGAGACTCAGTCAAGATTCAGAcagttatatatatttaaacgCAGAAATGTAGAGCAGCGTACTGTACCAGCGCTAAACcctgcactgactgtgtgtgagagagagagagagagagagagagagagaaatgggtGCTGTTTTTAGTGAAAGAGTAAAATCTGTGGCTGCAAATTGCTGAACACTTCAGTCTCAGTCGTCATCTGGATGGCAGTATCCCAGCATGGGCCCGGACTATGAGGAAATGCTCTGCAGTCCTGAAGCACACATAAAAACCTTCACACTGATCCCCTGTGTAATTAGAGGCTGCAGGAGAAAATGCTGCTGATAATTAAAATCCTAGATTCCAAACTACCCCCCTCTACCCGTACCTCTCAGTCGgttcaaacacactcactctgacTTTACTGCGTCTGATGACAGTTTGCCGTGTGTTGTTTTCGCCTTATTTTCTCTGTtgtgctggttgcaaaaagccAAGGGTTGAGAAGGAGGATTTGAATAAAGCGTAGGAATGAAGTGATGATAACAGAGGAGATGAAAGGTCAGGATGGTGGGAGAGAGAGTTGAGCTGTGTCAGGAATTACTCATACCAGACTCACCAGAttttttgctttattaaaaaaaaaaaaaaaaaaaaagtcactgatcttttcctctctgtccaAACTCTTGATTTTTGCCTCACCACAATCTTAAAGGGAGAGAAAACTGAGCAGAAACACTAAAACATACATAGATGTCCAGTCCACACTTGCATGTGTACAAAGCATCACTTGGTATTTATAGTGTGGCTGTAGGTGTGGAGTGAGCGGAGTGTGCCCCTCTGTGCTTCTCTTGTTTATCCACAGAAACAGTTTCCTCAGATAAAGACCagattactgtatgtgtgagattAGATAAAGACTCATTTAAGACCTAATCTGAATCCTCTTAACCGAACctcttgaacaaaaacaaatgttcctCTATGCGagactgtatttgtgtgtgtgtgttgttgagagAGACCGAGTGTATGGCACCCAAATAACTTTTCACTAATCCTCCCTGTGTCCAAATATGGGCAGAAAAGCAGTGGCTTTAAGGATTTTTGGGCATGGTGAGTTCAAAGACAACGAGACGCAGGACTGACACGAAACAGCATCGCTTCGATCGCTCAAATGTGGCTGAGTCAGAGAGCGATGTAGGGCAAAAAACAACCTTCACAGACACTGACTCAGAGCCTCGCACACAACATTTAAGCTGTTTATTGAGGAATGCACGCTCTTGTCTTCTACACATGGAACTTCAATCTGCATCTCTTCATGCATGTTTCATGAGACAGTCGAGGTTCAGACCAGCAGGGGGTGGTCAGTGCTGAGGCGGCTGACGAGAGTCTGTCCGTATGTTGAAGTGGAGCTCACTAGAGTTGCACGAGTCTGAGTAAATGGAGTTGTGAGAGACGGACAGGCAGGGGGACGGAGGGTGGGGTGTCGGTTCCTGGTGGTGCAGAACTCGGGCAAGCAGGGTTgacctcccctccctctcctcctcctcctcctcctccacctcctcctccttttcccttTTGTCCACCTTCTCTTTATCTCCTGCATCTCCAGAAGGCAGTGGTCTGCTGCTGACGAGCATGCAGGCGCTAGGCAGAGAAGGAGTAAGAGGAGAGACCCAGTTCTGGTTCGATAGGGGGAGTGTGTGGGCCGGTGTGGCCCAGAATCCCCGATCTCCGTCTTTACACTCCCAGCTGGGCTGCTCCTGTGAATCCTCCCAGTTGTATCCTACCTTCAGGTTCTCCAGGTCATCAGGTGTCCCGTGTCTGAGGTTTTCGCGGTCGCGATTCTCGTACAGTAGCGTGGCAGCGCAGATGAAGATGAACAGGCCGACTCCCATGACGACCGGCCCAGTCAGCTTCATCCTCTCTGCATGGGTGCTGCCGCGGCCTCCCACGGGCTTTGGTGCTGCGGACACATAACCCGCCACAGCGACGCTCAACCCCACCAGAACCACAAGCACTCCCAGCATAAGCCACACGCCGGGGGCAGAGCGCAGGGGCAGTTTGGTGTGAAGAAACTGGCCCCTCCTCAGCTGTCTGTGGCATGCTGGGAGGCAGGCAGGGGAGCACTGGGTGGAGTGGGAGGAGGTGGGGCTGCTGACTGGACTGGCTGTCGTCATCCTCTGGCTTCACactgaacacagagagaaatatAGTGTTATGTCACAGTTATCCTGAACAAAAAGAATTGTCATTTGTGGCAAGTCCTGTACTGTGGCGCTACTTGTTTACTGGTAGGTGTTGTTTTTACGTGCACTCGGGTATAAATCCCCACCAGATTCTTCCTGAGTGTCTTATTTTATGTTTCAAATCGAACACAGTAAAAAACTGTGTTTGCCCCTTTCAATCACCAACACCTGAGTAAAGTGACAGATGACCTCAAATAACCCAGCATGACCTCGGACCGGTGTCAGCCGCAGGCAGATTAAGAAATTAAATACAACCCCCTAGTGGTTGGGAGGGGgaatctcacaaataaaaatgagacatgGCTCCTACAACATGGAGTTTTAGATTCATGAATGGAAATGGGCGGAGCCATCTGTCCAAAGTGTCTTCATTTGGTTTGTATCTGGTaagcattttaaagtgaaaaacaagaatcatGAATTGGATCACTGTTCATTACGACATCCTGGAATGACTAGaaagatgcaggctccccctCGAGGCAACATAAATCACTAACAGTACGATCACGTCAGAGGGCTTGCAAGCGACGAATTAAcataaaaagacaagaaaaaatgttgtgtgtgacatgatgtTTCTAAATGGTTCTGAATTATACCCACATTCCTGAAACTGAACTTCCGCCCCACCAGCAGGGGGAGTATAAGCCCCACTCACAGAGCAGAAAAACCATTTCAACAACTAAAGAAGTAATCGCCAAGGAcaggctgacaccccgactcctcTGCCTGACGGACCcttcagctgtgagccgcttgaaccagacgtgtccgagggagctgtagcaccGTTCAGTTCTTCTTTGGTAGAAACGCGTCCTATTCCTtacgtccagacttgtaccgccacacaatggtgaagtgagatactacaggaccctgatgcgtgtgtataccagggtccgcgataTGCGATGCGATTGTAAGACGCGATATGTGGCATGTGCACGGGACTATACCACAAGGTTAAATCATGTCCAATTTCcacactcttgttttggtcCTAAGACAAAATTAAGAAGACCGTGAAACCTTTTTGAGGTTATGTGAGGAAGTCCGCTTATACAACttaatgctaaaaaaaatacaaggaaAATACAAATTCGGTTGATTTACTTGTGGAAAACGCGGTTAATGGAATGTGAGTTAGAGAATCCTAGACTGATGTGGAGCCTTGTTTGTGTATGATCAGAACCACAGTCATGGACACATACAAGCGGAACACACGTGGAACGTGGTGACTACGTTCCCACTTTTTTATGAAGGTAGTGGTATGTGGTAGCATATTAGATTCCTGACAATAAACCCTGCcacatgtcacacactggtcctttaataaTAACTAGTGCGGCGCCACCAGTGTTTGTGCAGggactctctctgtctctgtgtccgtgTCTCTGGAGTGAACTATTACTGAtcccactcactcacccactcacgcactcactcacgcactcactcactcactatcaTGGGAATAAAAACGACTGACCCTTCCAGGACCTCACTGCGGTCATAAAAACATTATCACTACAGTAACTGAACTCACTGTTTAATTCCTCCAGGAGCGAGAGCCGGTGATTCAACAGTCAGATTTTTATATAAGCGCCTTTACGCATGAATCTTTAATGCtgtttggggtttgttttttttccccactgcaATTCACTAACGCAGTCATCACTTCGTGTACTTGCCTTGTTTTGGACGTGACTCCAAAGCACAAACTGGATCCTCAACATGATCGACATAAATCAGCCAGAGTTGCGCGATTCCTCCCACTCCTCCACTTTGATCCTCTGGTGAATCCACACTTTTGTCTTTGAACCTAATGAAGACGCATTACATCCAcggtttgtctgtgtgtgtgtgtgtgtctgtgacaacaacaccactgctgctgctgctgctgctcagtctgAAATCAAGCTTTTATAGTAAATAACAGTCTCACTGAAAGTGGTGCAACGCTGCTCTGCCTCTCTGTTTCCTCACTGCCTGACAGTGGCTGTGCGCCTCTGCagccacagagtgtgtgtgtgtgtgtgtgtggaggaggggTCGTGGGAATATGTGGATGGTCCAGGCCAGTCCCACGGTGCAAACAGTTATTCttatacaatatacaatgttagtgtgagtgagtgaaataaTAAGGTAAAATGAACATATTAAAGGAGCACACTTGATGGAGCCATGTAAGCCTAATTACATGCAGGAGATCTAATTTGTtcccatttaaaaaatgttttttattaatatttaaacacaacagttgaacattaatattaattagcagcaacaaaaaaaacctaaggcaaaagtaataataatttaagaaaaaaaaagggggggatgGGGTGGGAGGGgtttgtgttgtgattgtttCCGGTTGTGTCTGTTCATATAGGTTTGTTATTTGTACTATTCTGTTTAATTGGGAAATAattgaaaataatgatgttgaTGTTAACAGTCAGAGTGCATACACCTGTACCTTATTTAATCCTGAATCTGGGTCTGGCTCATGACCACAATCTAAAAAATGATTTCTTGGGCCATTAGCGACAGAAAGTGTCATCCAAATTCAAGTTatgacaaaagaacaaaaatcaaacaacgcaagCGGTCGATACAACATGAAGAGTTCTAAATATAAgtttcaattaaataaaaaaaatgtaattatcatCTCCAAAGCTTTTCTGTCAAACGAGAAAGATTGTGCTTTGAAACACTTTGCACTTATGAATATAAAACTTATGTCTAATAACATAATATGGCTTTACaggtaggaaaaaaaagatattacaTAAAGTCATCATAGATATGATTCAAACACAGACCGACACCGTGGCCCCAAGCATGTTCTGTTCACAGTTCTGAAATGGATGGTAGACCATGTTAATCTCACCGAAAAATGGCCCGTGATGCAAGATCACTGTGGTATTGGTGAAATGTTTGACtgattgaaaatgtgaaaatctcCTCCAGGGGACGGTCAGAAGTTCAAGAGTCACGAGTAAAAAAAATGGGAAGATGTTCTTTTCTTCACCCCTCGATGCAACTAAATCCCACACACTACTCCTTTAATTTACTACCCGTTTATCCACATAGCAATGTTGCTGCAGTGTTATTTCCACAgtatgtttggtttggtttaacAGGTTGGCAGATAATGTGACTCAGTGTGAATCGTGTTTTTTAGTCTGTTTCTAATGTACAAGGTGCAGTTAATGCTGGTCAATGTGTTGAACACAGAGCAGATGTGGGCCACACAGACGGCACGCTGCTTAGTGGGTGGGTTCATTCAATTTCCATGTGGATGTTAGCAGCTCACAGCGAGCCAGTAAACACTGGCCACAAACCTAAAATactacattttgaaaaataaatgaattacagTGGGCATACTTTTAAGATATTTGTAGCTTAAATCCAGAAACCTATTCAAGTAAAATGACTCAGAACACAGGCAGAGAAATGGTCATCCATAACACATGAGGgctttaagttgtttttttgttttgttttttttaaattgtatctTGGTCTTTAGATGTGCTGGAACGTCCAAGAGCTCAGTGTTATtgatttcaaaaataattttctTCACAATGATGATCTCATTTTCATAACGCACATAAATGAGCAGGTTATGAGGTTACTTGTAATCTTTCCACGTTTAAACCACCACAGGGAACAAATATTTCAGTGCAATATGTCAACAGATCAATCGTCACGACAGGATCATCTGGAAAAGGTGTAGTTGACATTTAGCTGtgatatgaaaaaaacaacgaCTTGATTGCAGTCCTGAGATCATGTGATAACTATTTGTCTATTCCGCAGTGCATCACTCTTGAGTTGTGATGCTCGTGCCTCAAAAACATATAAGATCCCAACAACGTCAGAGAGAGACcagtttaaaaaatgtgtctttgtgctTTGAAAGAGACTAAGTTCAGTCgaggagagcagagcagtgtgCATCGCATTtattttcacccattcacacattccATCAAACAACCACATCTACCTTCAGAGCAGCCAGAGCAGCGTACCATAACCCCTTAAATTagaacatataaataaaagctgTTTGCATATAAACAGTAGCTGATGTACACATTCGACTGGCTGTGACTGTGCACTCATTCACAAAGACATTGACAATGTCTCCCTTCCTCAaaaagttttttgggtttttttcagttCAATGTCCTTCCCTGGGGAAAGACGCCATGGCTTTGCATAACCAAGCACAAGTAAACCCTTGTAAAAAGCAAAGacagtctttctttcttttttgtagcTATATGCGATTTACAATGTGAATGACAGGGTTATTTAAACCAAACAATATGGTCAATATCAACAAAACCACAAGAGGTTGTTTGTTAACGTCCACATTCATGTGCCATTCCCGGAGAAGCAAACAGACATAAACAGAGCTGGTACATTGTTtcattccaccttaaaaaagaCAGCAAGTTTCTAAGATTTAATAACTAGCCCTTAGCCCTGcttgtcacccccccccccccccccagacaaAATAGGAACACATACCGGCTGGTGGGAAATTATGTCCTTATTTCTCAAACACacaagtgtgcacacacatgcacactaaATTTTAACCATCCTGTTCAGTTTCAGCTCCAGCCAACTCCAGATGAACCAAACTCTCATGCCTTCAGGTCTGTGGAGTGACCCACTATCTCCATCTAGAGGAGAATAGCTGAACTACATAGTGCTTCTGCTCCACtggatttcacattttaaaatgattgttaattgcagcatttaaaaaaaaaagtttttttgttgccaAGTAAAAAGCAACAAACCACAAATGCTCTTGTTCCATCTGCTCTAAGCCCAAGCACCATTTCATTTacagttcaaataaaaacaagaaatgcaACAGAATCGAGACACTAAATCCAAATGGTTTACTGTACAATATTAAGAAGCCATGAAGgtgctgtagttttttttttgatggatCGGtaggtaaacaaacacaatataagTGGAATCCTCACGATTACTTCCCTCAAGGTGCatcaaagagagaaaagaggatgAGGACTTTTGGACGTTTTTTCAAATGGCGGCTTCCTCTTCTCGCACGTCGCTGCATCTTTGACAGATGAAGCTTGAATGTCTGAGTGTTGATGAAAGTGAAGCGGAGGAAACATGTGAGGAGGAGACAAAACCTCAACGAGTCGAGTCCTATTCTTCATCTGCATTCTTCAACATGAGGATGGAGTTATAGATCTTCAGGGCGGGCCCTAACTTGATTGACAGGATCTTGACAATGTCTGTTTGGGTGAGTAGCAGAAAGGCCTCGCCATcgatttgctaaaaaaaaaaaaaaaaaaaaaaaaagttagcaGTTATGAGGCAACACGTACAGTTACTtggagttgtgtttttgtcaaatgaTTAAATATCCACTCTTCTGTTTTTGGACACTATCAAATGCTCATCTGCATAGTGTGAGAAAATACACGTGGGCGCTGTGGATTTTTGATGATTGTGTTTTAGCAAACTTGTTGGTCCCAATGAGTTGAGGTCATAATAacggatgataccagctgtcagtcacactggtgtccacttaaatgtgttgctttttattgtctattttcctaaaggggaacatcatttacagatATACACcgtgacatcatgttctattgaagaagacctgaaacctAGTGATAGAGAGCATTAACTcaactttttaactttttaattgTTAACTGACGTTAGAAATGAAGTGGGATCCTTTCATCATACTTCCTAGGCTTCACGTTTCAAACAGGAACTGGACTTGAATTATTGTCagtgtaaaacttaaacagtaCACGTCGTCATTACGAGCTTAGTTATGAAATTTTAATGGGGTTTGTACACATCGTTAATAGGAATTGTTTGCTACCATTAAAACTTTATAAGAaccaattaaaatgtttaaatacttGCAGATACAATCATAAGAGTAGTTGGTTTCGGcaactgtttaatgttttcTTACCTCTGTTTTAAATGTAGCAGCATGTTCTTTACATCCAG
The sequence above is a segment of the Solea solea chromosome 13, fSolSol10.1, whole genome shotgun sequence genome. Coding sequences within it:
- the LOC131471552 gene encoding uncharacterized protein LOC131471552, producing MTTASPVSSPTSSHSTQCSPACLPACHRQLRRGQFLHTKLPLRSAPGVWLMLGVLVVLVGLSVAVAGYVSAAPKPVGGRGSTHAERMKLTGPVVMGVGLFIFICAATLLYENRDRENLRHGTPDDLENLKVGYNWEDSQEQPSWECKDGDRGFWATPAHTLPLSNQNWVSPLTPSLPSACMLVSSRPLPSGDAGDKEKVDKREKEEEVEEEEEEEREGRSTLLARVLHHQEPTPHPPSPCLSVSHNSIYSDSCNSSELHFNIRTDSRQPPQH